GACCAACACCGTATTCCGGCTTTACCAATTGATCAAACTTTAAAAATTTTAAAAAAACATCATGCCCTCCAGCCCTAACCTGTACGTTTACCACCACGACGAAATAATTTTACAGCAAGATGCTTTTTTGCACATCAGCGATTTGGCGGTGCAGCGCGGCTACGGCATCTTCGATTTTTTTAAAATTCAAAACAACGTGCCTTTGTTTCTGGAAGATTACCTGGCGCGCTTTTATGAGTCGGCCCGGCTCATGGATTTGCCCGTGCCTTTCGCGCCGGATGCGCTTAAAAAAGTGCTGTATGAGTTAATGGATAAAAACCAGATACCGGAATCGGGCATTAAAATGGTTTTGACGGGTGGTTATTCTGAAGATGGTTACACTCCGGCTGCTCCTAACCTGATTATCACGCAGCAACCGGTTAGCTTGCCACCTGCGGAAGTAGTGCAGCAAGGCATTAAAATTATCACCCATGAGTTTGTACGGGAGCTGGCCCAAGCCAAAACCATAAATTATACCACCGGCATCCGGCTGATGAAAGAGGTAAAAGCGCAGAATGCCACCGATGTTTTATACCACCACAACGGGGTAATCACGGAGTTTCCGCGCTGTAATTTTTTTATTGTAACCCAAGATAACCAGGTACGCACCCCGGGGCAAGACGTACTAAAAGGCATTACCCGGAAAAATGTATTGGAACTAGCCACCAAAAAATACCCCACCGAAGCCGGCACTGTAACCCTCACCGACCTGGTCCAAGCCAAAGAAGCCTTTTTAACTAGCACCACCAAACGCATTATCCCCATTGTGCAGGTAAACGACCAGATGATCGGCACCGGCAAACCCGGCCCGGTAACCATGGATCTACTACAGGATTTAGCAGATTTGGAAAATCAATCGGCCAGCTAGTCTTAGGTTGTGCTGGCCGCTAAAATACAAATTTTTAAAATTTATCTTTTTTAGGTAAGTAGGTCACCCTTTACATAACAATTTACGGCTACTCAACTGCAGGCGTAACGCTTTGCTTTATTGTTAAAATCTCATACCGCGAGCCGCTGTTTGTTTCAAAGTAGACTTGTAAAATTGCTTTAAGCTGCGGTATCAACTGATTTTATTTCTTTGGAGGGCTTTTGAGCAAACGTATTTTTCCGCAAGTTCATGCCATAGGTATAGTTAGTAGATAAAATTACATCGTTGCAATCAAAGTGCTTAATTACCCCGTCAGTTTGCAAAGCCACTACCCAGCAGGTATTTTGATGCATGCCGTAATCAATAATAAAAATGGCCTGTCCGGTTCCCAGCGGAGTTTCGACCAATATGGTTGGTTTAAGTTGAAGAATCATGGGTATAATCTGAATTTAATTCAATTACATGCAATGGTGTTTCGTTGAAGTTTTAGTAAAAAGTTATTTTTGGTTAATAGTAGTAATACGCAACTATCCGTGCTTTTACTATTATTTAATTGCTTATACCTACGTACGAATACGGATGCCTAATTGGTTTAATTATTTTATTCGGTGCCTGCAACTTTTTCTAACTCATCCATCACAATGGTGGCCAGATTCTCCAGAATGCGTTGGTCTATTTCCGAAAAGGTGCGGGGAGTTTTATCTACAATGCAAAGCGCGCCAATATTAATCCCGAGCTTGGTTTTTAACGGCGCCGCCGCATAAAACTGTAACCCAAATTCGCCGTGTACCATGGGGTTAGCGAGTAAACAGGGCTCGTTTTTAGCATCTTTAAAAAAAGTAACCTGATCATCCAGAATAGAAAGCGAGCATAAACTAATTTCCCTCGGAACCTCCGTGCCC
The sequence above is a segment of the Adhaeribacter swui genome. Coding sequences within it:
- a CDS encoding GAF domain-containing protein; protein product: MNRTFDQPLIPANESERLRALRRITSTNQYQENGTFKHVAAMAARMFEVPIALVNLVEEHQVITMAGVGQAVGTEVPREISLCSLSILDDQVTFFKDAKNEPCLLANPMVHGEFGLQFYAAAPLKTKLGINIGALCIVDKTPRTFSEIDQRILENLATIVMDELEKVAGTE
- a CDS encoding aminotransferase class IV, giving the protein MPSSPNLYVYHHDEIILQQDAFLHISDLAVQRGYGIFDFFKIQNNVPLFLEDYLARFYESARLMDLPVPFAPDALKKVLYELMDKNQIPESGIKMVLTGGYSEDGYTPAAPNLIITQQPVSLPPAEVVQQGIKIITHEFVRELAQAKTINYTTGIRLMKEVKAQNATDVLYHHNGVITEFPRCNFFIVTQDNQVRTPGQDVLKGITRKNVLELATKKYPTEAGTVTLTDLVQAKEAFLTSTTKRIIPIVQVNDQMIGTGKPGPVTMDLLQDLADLENQSAS